From a region of the Microbacterium sp. nov. GSS16 genome:
- the tsaD gene encoding tRNA (adenosine(37)-N6)-threonylcarbamoyltransferase complex transferase subunit TsaD: MTGPLVLGIETSCDETGIGIVRGRRLLSNTIASSMDEHARYGGVVPEVAARAHLEALQPSIDRALAEAQVTLDELDAIAVTSGPGLAGALMVGVGAAKGLAVSLGKPLYAVNHLVGHIAADILTADDRATAPLEYPTIALLVSGGHTSLLHVRDLTTDVELLGETVDDAAGEAFDKVARLLGLPYPGGPQIDRAAAAGDPRAIRFPRGLSKASDMAKHRYDFSFSGLKTAVARWVERAEAAGEQVPVADVAASFREAVVDVLVTKALAACEDRGVPRLLLGGGVIANRRLREVALERAAAAGVAVRIPPLSLCTDNGAMIAGLAAELIASGRGPSTLGFGADSTLPVTEIQVSPA, encoded by the coding sequence ATGACCGGCCCCCTGGTGCTCGGGATCGAGACGAGCTGCGACGAGACGGGCATCGGCATCGTGCGTGGTCGCCGGCTGCTGTCGAACACGATCGCGTCGAGCATGGACGAGCACGCCCGCTACGGCGGCGTCGTGCCCGAGGTCGCGGCTCGCGCGCACCTCGAGGCGCTGCAGCCGTCGATCGATCGCGCGCTCGCCGAGGCGCAGGTCACTCTCGACGAACTCGACGCCATCGCCGTGACCAGCGGTCCCGGCCTCGCCGGAGCCCTCATGGTCGGCGTCGGCGCCGCCAAGGGCCTCGCCGTCTCGCTGGGCAAGCCGCTGTACGCGGTGAACCATCTCGTGGGGCACATCGCCGCCGACATCCTCACCGCCGACGATCGCGCGACCGCGCCGCTGGAGTATCCCACGATCGCCCTGCTGGTCTCGGGCGGGCACACGTCGCTGCTGCACGTGCGTGACCTGACGACCGACGTCGAGCTGCTCGGCGAGACCGTCGACGACGCGGCCGGCGAGGCCTTCGACAAGGTCGCCAGGCTGCTCGGTCTGCCGTATCCGGGCGGACCGCAGATCGACAGGGCGGCGGCCGCCGGCGACCCGAGGGCGATCCGCTTTCCGCGCGGGCTGTCGAAGGCATCCGACATGGCGAAGCACCGGTACGACTTCTCGTTCTCCGGTCTGAAGACGGCCGTCGCGCGCTGGGTCGAGCGTGCCGAGGCGGCGGGTGAGCAGGTGCCGGTGGCCGATGTCGCGGCGAGCTTCCGCGAGGCCGTCGTCGACGTGCTCGTAACCAAGGCACTCGCGGCGTGCGAAGACCGCGGCGTGCCGCGTCTGCTGCTGGGCGGCGGCGTGATCGCCAACCGGCGGCTTCGCGAGGTCGCCCTCGAGCGTGCCGCGGCCGCAGGGGTGGCCGTGCGCATCCCGCCGCTGTCGCTGTGCACCGACAACGGGGCGATGATCGCGGGCCTCGCGGCCGAGCTCATCGCGAGCGGCCGTGGCCCGTCGACACTCGGCTTCGGCGCTGATTCGACGCTGCCGGTGACCGAGATTCAGGTGAGTCCGGCATGA